The genomic region CTGCCTGCGGAACTCGTGCGCTCGGTCCGTGCCGGGTACATCAAGGCGCTCGATCTGGCGTTCATGCAGAGCCTCAAGCGTCCCCCGACACGCGCGCTGTACCGCCTGCTGGACGCCCGCAGGGTCAACCCCGAGGACCCGTCCCAGCGCGTATCGTCCTTCGCGGTCGGCCTGATGGACTGGGCGCAGGCCTGCAAGATCGTGTCGGACCGGCCGTCGCTGGTCGAGCGGGCACTGAAGACTGCGCACGACGAACTCATCGAACGGGGGTTCCTGACGGCCGTGAACTTTCATGGTCGCGGGCAGAAGAAAGTCATCGAGTACGTGTTCGGCAAGATGGCCGATCCGCCCGACCCGCAGCTGGTGGGCCGCCTCACACTGATCGGCCTGACCCGTATCCGTGCCCAGCAGATGGTGCAGGAGTACGGGCAGGACGCGGTGGAGGACACCCTCGACCGGTTCGCGGCCCTGCTGGCGGGAGGGTACAAGCCGCGCAGCCGGGCGGCGTTCTTCGTGGATCTGCTGAAGCACCCGGAGAAGTACCAGGTGGACGCCGAACCTCTCCTGACGACGCCGGCGGCCGATCAGGCGGCCGAGAAACGCAAACAGCGTCAGGCGGAACTGCAGAAGCGCGAGGAGCAGGAGCAGCAGAGCCTGGAGGACAGCCTGCAGCGACTTCCGGTGGAGGAACAGGTGGAGGAGGTGATGCGCGTCGCGATGGTGATGCTGCGCGGCGAGCTGAAAACCTCCGAGTTCGAGGCGCTCAGGCAGCTGCTGCATCAGGAGGACCCGCTCGCCATCAGGCAGTGGTTGCTGCGCGGGGTGTCGTCGGGACAGCGCGACGCGGTTCTGCATGATCTGCGGATCCGTCTCAATACCCTCTGACCTTCCCGGCGTTCCAGAGCCCCGTGGTGTGCTGGCCTGCTGCGGGGCACTGCACGGCCGTGAAGGGGCCTGCGCGTCTTTTCATGGACTCGTAGTGGGGTCGGTGGTGACGCGCGGCTTCCTGGGCCTCCTGTGACGTCGCAGCAGGGGGCCCCTTGCGTGCGCTCGCCAGCTTGGCCCCCGCCGCTCAGCTTATCGGGCCACTCGCGCTCATTCTTATCGGGCTCTCTTTCTGCCAGTCACGAGCTGAGATCAGTCTA from Deinococcus aquiradiocola harbors:
- a CDS encoding replication initiator protein A, with the translated sequence MPEDAKQPRAKVKVPARTPVQVKPQRAKLGQLKRFDEINVSQLSLISVQERIPADFREWTVDHVDELRRYRVVCQALPEYGVPHGTDNDISAALINLFIEQGLPDEGTVTATPYLILQAAGLDTSGRYYDALGVSLKRLLTTNYFISEGWRDHPQKRWTTASFRYIDRLEYTTASGEEQLDPTSILKIHLPAELVRSVRAGYIKALDLAFMQSLKRPPTRALYRLLDARRVNPEDPSQRVSSFAVGLMDWAQACKIVSDRPSLVERALKTAHDELIERGFLTAVNFHGRGQKKVIEYVFGKMADPPDPQLVGRLTLIGLTRIRAQQMVQEYGQDAVEDTLDRFAALLAGGYKPRSRAAFFVDLLKHPEKYQVDAEPLLTTPAADQAAEKRKQRQAELQKREEQEQQSLEDSLQRLPVEEQVEEVMRVAMVMLRGELKTSEFEALRQLLHQEDPLAIRQWLLRGVSSGQRDAVLHDLRIRLNTL